One window of Pseudomonas sp. FP198 genomic DNA carries:
- a CDS encoding LysR family transcriptional regulator gives MTLTQLEIFSLVAELQGFTAAATRLGIGQSAVSHAIKSLEQELGVELFRRHQSVVELSDIGQQLLLRARAMLGLANTLQQEAADARGMRRGTLRIGSFGPTSSMKLLPAILQRYRTLHPGIEVHIDEGPDRQVLQWLDERRIDVGFVVLPEERFDTFALMEDQMVALLPTSHPLAERACVELKALCNDPFILTEAGSSEVVRRLFSAARLTPNIRYRCSQLLSTLDVVSRGEAVTVVSEGSLPAMENPGFVVRPLSPRVPRQIGLAVLDSRQASPATLAFIDAARQP, from the coding sequence ATGACCCTCACCCAACTCGAAATCTTTTCGCTGGTCGCCGAACTGCAAGGTTTCACCGCGGCCGCGACACGCCTGGGCATCGGCCAGTCAGCGGTGTCCCACGCGATAAAATCCCTGGAACAGGAGTTGGGCGTCGAACTGTTCAGGCGTCATCAATCCGTTGTCGAGCTCAGCGACATCGGCCAGCAACTGTTGCTGCGTGCCCGGGCCATGCTCGGCTTGGCCAACACCCTGCAACAGGAGGCCGCCGATGCCCGCGGCATGCGCCGTGGGACCCTGCGCATCGGCTCGTTCGGGCCGACGTCGTCGATGAAACTGCTGCCCGCCATTCTGCAGCGCTACCGCACCCTGCATCCGGGAATCGAAGTGCACATCGATGAAGGGCCGGACAGGCAAGTGCTGCAATGGCTGGATGAACGACGGATCGACGTCGGCTTCGTGGTCCTGCCCGAGGAACGCTTCGATACGTTCGCCTTGATGGAAGACCAGATGGTCGCCCTGCTGCCCACCAGTCACCCACTCGCCGAGCGCGCCTGCGTGGAGCTCAAGGCGCTGTGCAACGACCCCTTCATACTCACCGAGGCCGGCTCCTCGGAAGTGGTCCGGCGGCTGTTCAGCGCCGCCCGGCTCACGCCGAATATCCGCTATCGCTGTTCGCAACTGCTCAGCACGCTGGATGTGGTCAGCCGGGGTGAAGCCGTGACCGTGGTGTCCGAGGGTTCGCTGCCGGCCATGGAAAATCCAGGGTTTGTCGTACGCCCCTTGTCGCCGCGCGTTCCGCGCCAGATCGGCCTCGCGGTGCTGGACAGCCGCCAGGCCTCGCCCGCGACCCTGGCGTTCATCGACGCAGCCCGACAGCCGTAA
- a CDS encoding EAL domain-containing protein, whose amino-acid sequence MPLSATQLRKRSRRNLIALLCGVLPVLSGVGILHIQAERTLQQQARQTAGELVRQVELMLDNTALAARALLPLAGQPCEAVKLALRDQVTRRPFVRSTNLIWDDTLYCSSLFGEFEEPVNPHNYHQGTLWLMHGNPVTPDTALLIYRLNEGRQGALATLDGYHLANVLRLIGGETRLLLQVGPSWLAADGKVRQSPPPAQPVAHNELASSRYAFSVEAGFDEGETWRYMAREYPPLFGLLIVFGAIAALLAHWTQKRASSPSHELLRALEAGEFVPYLQPVVHGDDKRWAGVEVLMRWNHPKEGLVRPDLFIPLAEHSGLIVPMTQALMQQTRQLLVPLVPLLETPFHVGINITARHCKDLVLLEDCREFLAAFPPGVITLVLELTERELIEPSPVTHQLFELLHELGVKIAIDDFGTGHSSLGYLQQFNVDFLKIDQSFVAMIGADALSRHILDSIIELSGKLQLEIVAEGVETVEQSDYLTAHKVNFLQGYLYGRPINGQDFSAALTTARTPPTTPFD is encoded by the coding sequence ATGCCATTGTCCGCCACACAGTTACGCAAGCGGTCCCGTCGCAACCTGATCGCCCTGCTCTGCGGGGTGCTGCCGGTGCTCTCGGGGGTGGGCATTCTCCATATCCAGGCCGAACGGACGTTGCAACAGCAGGCCCGCCAGACCGCGGGGGAGCTGGTCCGGCAAGTCGAGCTGATGCTCGACAATACCGCGCTGGCGGCGCGCGCACTGCTGCCCCTGGCCGGGCAACCCTGCGAAGCGGTAAAACTGGCCCTGCGTGACCAGGTGACCCGCCGGCCCTTCGTCCGTTCGACCAACCTGATATGGGACGACACGCTGTACTGCAGCTCGCTGTTCGGCGAATTCGAGGAGCCGGTCAACCCGCACAATTACCATCAGGGCACTCTGTGGCTGATGCACGGCAACCCGGTCACGCCTGACACGGCATTGCTGATCTACCGGCTCAACGAGGGCCGGCAAGGGGCACTGGCGACACTCGACGGTTACCACCTGGCCAATGTCCTGCGCCTGATTGGCGGCGAGACTCGTTTGCTGCTGCAAGTCGGGCCGAGCTGGCTGGCAGCGGATGGCAAAGTCCGGCAAAGCCCGCCGCCGGCCCAGCCGGTAGCCCACAACGAGTTGGCCTCGTCACGCTACGCCTTCAGCGTCGAAGCCGGCTTCGATGAAGGGGAAACCTGGCGCTACATGGCCCGGGAATATCCGCCGCTGTTCGGCCTGCTGATTGTCTTTGGCGCCATCGCGGCGCTGCTCGCGCATTGGACACAGAAGCGCGCCTCGTCCCCCAGCCATGAACTGCTACGCGCCCTCGAAGCCGGGGAGTTTGTGCCGTATCTGCAACCGGTGGTGCACGGCGACGACAAGCGTTGGGCCGGGGTTGAAGTGTTGATGCGCTGGAACCACCCCAAGGAAGGCCTGGTGCGTCCGGACCTGTTTATCCCGCTCGCCGAACACAGTGGGCTGATCGTGCCGATGACCCAGGCACTGATGCAGCAGACCAGGCAATTGCTGGTGCCGCTCGTGCCCTTGCTGGAGACGCCGTTTCATGTCGGTATCAATATCACCGCGCGCCACTGCAAGGATTTGGTGCTGCTGGAGGATTGCCGCGAGTTCCTGGCCGCGTTCCCGCCGGGTGTCATCACGCTGGTGCTGGAGCTGACCGAGCGCGAGCTGATCGAACCGAGCCCGGTGACCCACCAATTGTTCGAGCTGCTGCACGAATTGGGCGTCAAGATCGCCATCGACGATTTTGGCACCGGCCATTCCAGCCTGGGGTACTTGCAGCAGTTCAACGTCGACTTTCTGAAAATCGATCAAAGCTTTGTCGCGATGATCGGCGCCGACGCGCTGTCGCGCCACATCCTGGACAGCATCATCGAGTTGTCGGGGAAACTGCAGTTGGAGATCGTCGCAGAGGGCGTCGAAACCGTTGAGCAAAGCGATTACCTGACGGCTCACAAGGTCAACTTTCTACAAGGTTATCTGTATGGCCGGCCCATTAATGGCCAAGACTTCAGCGCTGCGCTGACCACCGCTAGAACCCCGCCCACGACACCGTTCGATTGA
- a CDS encoding histone-like nucleoid-structuring protein, MvaT/MvaU family — MSRLAEFRAAERALQEQLKQLESLKNDAGLKKEIEFEEKLLGLMKTYGKSLRDIVAILDPKQSKAGPQAVKPTKTRRARVVKVYQNPHTGELIETKGGNHRGLKAWKEQYGAQTVDSWLRG; from the coding sequence TTGTCCAGACTCGCTGAATTCCGTGCAGCCGAAAGGGCCCTTCAGGAGCAGCTCAAACAGCTGGAATCTCTGAAGAATGACGCCGGGCTGAAAAAAGAGATCGAATTTGAAGAAAAGCTCCTGGGGTTGATGAAAACCTACGGCAAGAGCTTGCGCGACATCGTTGCCATTCTTGATCCGAAGCAGTCCAAGGCCGGCCCGCAGGCGGTCAAGCCAACCAAGACCCGCCGTGCCCGCGTGGTCAAGGTGTACCAGAACCCGCACACCGGCGAGCTGATCGAAACCAAGGGCGGCAACCACCGCGGCCTGAAGGCATGGAAGGAACAATACGGCGCTCAAACCGTTGATTCCTGGTTGCGCGGTTGA
- a CDS encoding DUF4946 domain-containing protein: MIRPCLKLFILLSAGIASNGALALEPQVAWPSGWVVESLPAQASAPASAQSIRRERATKNDSAGNAVMVMELTTTPVEPDHQVNLQGVLLEMRKSIQKDFFQGGYQSVCNKIHSSILGGTAALETTCTITQNGRHVLSQTLVAALKEGRAYVLSYAGQAQVFVESQEEVQSVRNSLKL, from the coding sequence ATGATTCGACCTTGTCTTAAGCTGTTCATTCTCTTGTCAGCCGGCATTGCGAGTAACGGTGCCCTTGCGCTCGAACCGCAGGTTGCATGGCCATCGGGCTGGGTCGTCGAGTCGCTCCCCGCGCAGGCGTCCGCACCGGCGAGTGCGCAGTCGATCAGGCGTGAACGCGCGACCAAGAACGATTCCGCGGGTAATGCGGTGATGGTGATGGAGCTGACAACCACGCCCGTCGAACCCGATCATCAGGTCAACTTGCAAGGTGTGTTGCTGGAGATGCGCAAATCCATTCAAAAGGATTTTTTCCAGGGCGGTTATCAAAGCGTCTGCAATAAGATTCATTCTTCCATATTGGGCGGGACTGCAGCTCTGGAAACCACTTGCACGATCACGCAGAACGGCAGGCACGTGTTGTCTCAAACACTTGTTGCTGCGCTAAAAGAGGGCAGGGCGTATGTGCTGTCCTACGCCGGCCAAGCCCAGGTATTTGTTGAAAGCCAGGAGGAAGTTCAGTCTGTAAGAAATAGCCTGAAACTCTAA
- the gloA gene encoding lactoylglutathione lyase — MSLHELDTFPGVTAQPDAATARFVFNHTMLRVKDITRSLDFYTRVLGFSLVEKRDFPEAEFSLYFLALVDKSQIPADAAARTEWMKSIPGILELTHNHGTENDPAFAYHNGNSDPRGFGHICISVPDVVAACERFEALGCDFQKRLSDGRMKSLAFIKDPDGYWVEIIQPAPL, encoded by the coding sequence ATGAGCCTGCACGAACTCGATACTTTCCCAGGCGTCACCGCCCAGCCCGACGCCGCCACGGCCAGATTCGTTTTCAACCACACCATGCTGCGGGTCAAGGACATCACCAGGTCCCTGGACTTCTATACCCGTGTACTGGGTTTCTCGCTGGTGGAAAAACGCGACTTCCCCGAAGCCGAATTCAGCCTTTACTTCCTCGCGCTGGTCGACAAGAGCCAGATCCCGGCGGACGCCGCGGCGCGTACCGAGTGGATGAAGTCGATCCCCGGCATCCTCGAACTGACGCATAACCATGGCACCGAAAACGACCCGGCGTTTGCCTACCACAACGGCAACAGCGACCCGCGCGGTTTCGGCCACATCTGCATCTCGGTGCCGGACGTCGTCGCCGCCTGCGAGCGCTTCGAAGCGCTGGGCTGCGATTTCCAGAAGCGCCTGAGCGATGGCCGCATGAAAAGCCTGGCGTTCATCAAGGACCCGGATGGCTACTGGGTCGAGATCATCCAGCCTGCGCCGTTGTAG
- the ahpF gene encoding alkyl hydroperoxide reductase subunit F: MLDANLKAQLKSYLERVTQPIEIVASLDDGAKSQEMLALLKDVASLSNQITLLDNGTDARKPSFSLNRPGADISLRFAGIPMGHEFTSLVLALLQVGGHPSKASVEVIEQIRSLKGEFNFETYFSLSCQNCPDVVQALNLMAVLNPNIRHVAIDGALFQAEVDERQIMAVPSIYLNGVNFGQGRMGLEEILAKIDTSGIERQAEKISAKDAFDVLVVGGGPAGASAAIYAARKGIRTGVAAERFGGQVLDTMAIENFISVQETEGPKLAVALEEHVKQYDVDIMNLQRADALVAGKDGGLHEIKFASGASLKARTVILATGARWREMNVPGEQQYRNKGVAYCPHCDGPLFKGKRVAVIGGGNSGVEAAIDLAGIVAHVTLLEFDVQLRADAVLQRKLHSLPNVTVITNAQTTEVTGDGQKVNGLRYKDRPSGEVRDVTLEGIFVQIGLLPNTDWLKGTVELSPRGEIIVDARGETSIPGVFAAGDVTTVPYKQIVIAVGEGAKASLSAFDHLIRTSAPA, from the coding sequence ATGTTGGACGCCAATCTTAAAGCTCAGTTGAAGTCATACCTGGAACGGGTCACCCAGCCGATCGAGATCGTTGCATCCCTCGACGACGGTGCGAAATCCCAGGAAATGCTTGCGTTACTCAAAGATGTTGCCAGTCTTTCCAACCAGATTACCTTGCTCGACAACGGTACCGATGCGCGCAAGCCATCGTTCTCGTTGAATCGCCCGGGAGCCGATATCAGCCTGCGCTTCGCCGGCATTCCCATGGGGCACGAATTCACTTCGCTGGTGCTGGCCCTGCTGCAAGTCGGCGGCCACCCTTCGAAGGCCAGTGTCGAAGTGATCGAACAGATCCGCTCGCTCAAGGGCGAGTTCAACTTCGAGACGTATTTCTCGCTGTCATGCCAGAACTGCCCGGACGTGGTCCAGGCGTTGAACCTGATGGCGGTGCTGAACCCGAACATCCGTCACGTCGCCATCGACGGCGCGCTGTTCCAGGCCGAAGTCGACGAACGCCAGATCATGGCGGTGCCGAGCATCTACCTGAACGGGGTGAACTTCGGCCAGGGCCGCATGGGCCTGGAAGAAATCCTCGCCAAGATCGACACCAGCGGCATCGAGCGTCAGGCCGAGAAGATCAGCGCCAAGGATGCTTTTGATGTACTGGTGGTCGGCGGTGGCCCGGCCGGTGCTTCGGCAGCGATCTATGCGGCCCGTAAAGGCATCCGCACCGGCGTCGCGGCCGAGCGTTTCGGCGGCCAGGTGCTCGACACCATGGCGATCGAGAACTTCATCTCGGTCCAGGAAACCGAAGGCCCGAAACTGGCCGTCGCCCTGGAAGAGCACGTCAAGCAGTACGACGTCGACATCATGAACCTGCAACGTGCCGACGCTTTGGTAGCTGGCAAAGACGGCGGGCTGCATGAGATCAAGTTCGCCAGCGGTGCGAGCCTCAAGGCCAGGACCGTGATCCTGGCAACCGGTGCCCGCTGGCGTGAAATGAACGTGCCGGGCGAGCAGCAATACCGCAACAAGGGCGTGGCGTACTGCCCGCACTGTGACGGTCCGTTGTTCAAAGGCAAGCGCGTAGCGGTGATCGGCGGCGGCAACTCCGGCGTCGAAGCGGCCATCGACCTCGCGGGTATCGTGGCTCATGTCACCTTGCTGGAGTTCGACGTGCAATTGCGTGCCGACGCGGTGTTGCAGCGCAAACTGCACAGCCTGCCAAACGTGACGGTGATCACCAACGCCCAGACCACCGAAGTGACGGGCGACGGCCAGAAGGTCAACGGCTTGCGCTACAAGGACCGTCCAAGCGGTGAAGTACGCGACGTGACGCTGGAAGGCATCTTCGTGCAGATCGGCCTGTTGCCAAACACCGATTGGCTCAAGGGCACCGTCGAGCTGTCGCCGCGTGGCGAGATCATCGTCGATGCTCGTGGCGAGACCTCGATCCCGGGTGTGTTCGCCGCCGGTGACGTGACCACCGTGCCGTACAAGCAGATCGTGATCGCCGTGGGCGAGGGGGCCAAGGCTTCGTTGAGCGCCTTCGATCACCTGATCCGTACGTCCGCGCCGGCCTGA
- the ahpC gene encoding alkyl hydroperoxide reductase subunit C gives MPIINSQVKPFKATAFKNGAFVEVSDADLKGKWSVVFFYPADFTFVCPTELEDLADNYAEFQKLGVEIYSVSTDTHFAHAAWHNTSPAIGKIQYTMIGDPTLAISRNFDVLIEEAGLADRGTFVINPEGQIKIVEINDGGVGRDASELLRKIKAAQYVAAHPGEVCPAKWKEGEATLAPSLDLVGKI, from the coding sequence ATGCCTATCATCAACAGCCAAGTTAAACCGTTCAAAGCTACCGCTTTCAAAAACGGCGCATTCGTCGAAGTCTCGGACGCCGACCTGAAAGGCAAGTGGTCTGTCGTGTTCTTCTACCCGGCTGACTTCACCTTCGTTTGCCCAACCGAACTGGAAGACCTGGCCGACAACTACGCCGAGTTCCAGAAGCTGGGCGTCGAGATCTACAGCGTGTCGACCGACACCCACTTTGCCCACGCTGCCTGGCACAACACTTCGCCAGCCATCGGCAAGATCCAGTACACCATGATCGGCGACCCGACCCTGGCCATCTCCCGCAACTTCGACGTGCTGATCGAAGAAGCCGGTCTGGCGGATCGCGGTACGTTCGTGATCAACCCGGAAGGCCAGATCAAGATCGTTGAAATCAACGACGGCGGTGTAGGCCGTGACGCTTCCGAGCTGCTGCGCAAGATCAAGGCTGCTCAGTACGTTGCTGCCCACCCAGGCGAAGTCTGCCCAGCCAAGTGGAAAGAAGGCGAGGCCACCCTGGCTCCGTCCCTGGACCTGGTCGGCAAGATCTAA
- the gorA gene encoding glutathione-disulfide reductase: MAYDFDLYVIGAGSGGVRAARFAAGFGARVAVAESRYLGGTCVNVGCVPKKLLVYGAHYAEDFEQASAYGWTAGEASFDWATLIANKDREINRLNGIYRNLLVNSGVTLHEGHAKITGPHEVEINGQRHTAQHIMIATGGWPVIPDIPGREHAISSNEAFFLNALPKRMLVVGGGYIAVEFAGIFHGMGAQTSLLYRGDLFLRGFDGAVRKHLAEELQRRGLDLQFKADIQRIDKEADGSLKVTLKDGRTLVTDCVFYATGRRPMLDNLGLENTGVTLDDKGFVQVNEKYETAEPSILAIGDVIGRVQLTPVALAEGMAVARRLFKPEQYRLVDYRMIPTAVFSLPNIGTVGLTEEQAREEGHEVQIFESRFRPMKLTLTECQERTLMKLVVDASSDKVLGCHMVGPDAGEIVQGLAIALKAGATKRDFDETIGVHPTAAEEFVTMRTPTA; encoded by the coding sequence ATGGCCTACGATTTTGACCTGTATGTGATTGGCGCCGGTTCCGGCGGTGTTCGAGCCGCACGGTTTGCCGCCGGTTTTGGAGCCAGGGTGGCCGTGGCGGAAAGCCGCTACCTGGGCGGCACCTGCGTGAATGTCGGCTGCGTGCCGAAAAAGCTGCTGGTCTACGGCGCGCATTACGCCGAGGACTTCGAGCAAGCGTCGGCCTATGGCTGGACAGCGGGCGAGGCGAGTTTCGACTGGGCCACGCTGATCGCCAACAAGGATCGCGAGATCAATCGCCTCAACGGCATCTATCGCAACCTGCTGGTCAACAGCGGTGTCACGCTGCATGAAGGTCATGCCAAGATTACCGGCCCTCACGAAGTGGAAATCAACGGCCAGCGCCACACCGCACAACACATCATGATCGCCACGGGCGGCTGGCCGGTGATCCCGGACATTCCCGGGCGCGAGCACGCCATCAGTTCCAACGAGGCGTTTTTCCTCAACGCGCTGCCCAAGCGCATGCTGGTGGTTGGTGGCGGCTATATCGCGGTGGAGTTCGCCGGGATTTTCCATGGCATGGGCGCGCAGACCTCCTTGCTTTATCGCGGCGACCTATTCCTGCGCGGCTTCGACGGCGCGGTGCGCAAACACCTGGCCGAAGAGCTGCAACGCCGTGGCCTCGACCTGCAGTTCAAGGCCGACATCCAGCGCATCGACAAGGAAGCCGACGGCAGCCTGAAGGTGACGCTCAAGGACGGTCGCACGCTGGTCACCGATTGTGTGTTCTACGCCACTGGCCGTCGTCCGATGCTGGATAACCTCGGCCTGGAGAACACCGGCGTCACGCTGGACGACAAGGGTTTTGTGCAGGTCAACGAAAAGTACGAGACCGCCGAGCCGTCGATCCTGGCGATTGGCGACGTGATCGGTCGCGTGCAGTTGACCCCCGTCGCACTGGCCGAAGGTATGGCGGTGGCGCGGCGGCTGTTCAAGCCCGAGCAATACCGTCTGGTGGATTATCGGATGATTCCCACGGCCGTGTTCAGCCTGCCGAACATCGGCACCGTTGGCCTGACTGAAGAGCAGGCACGGGAGGAGGGCCATGAGGTGCAGATTTTCGAAAGCCGTTTCCGGCCGATGAAGCTGACCCTCACCGAGTGCCAGGAGCGCACGCTGATGAAGCTGGTGGTCGACGCCAGCTCCGACAAGGTGCTGGGTTGCCACATGGTCGGGCCGGACGCCGGGGAAATTGTCCAGGGTCTGGCGATCGCCCTCAAGGCCGGGGCCACCAAGCGCGACTTCGACGAGACCATTGGCGTGCACCCCACCGCCGCCGAAGAATTCGTCACCATGCGCACGCCAACCGCCTGA
- the galU gene encoding UTP--glucose-1-phosphate uridylyltransferase GalU → MIKKCLFPAAGYGTRFLPATKAMPKEMLPVVNKPLIQYGVEEALDAGLTEISIVTGRGKRALEDHFDISYELENQIKGTDKEKYLVGIRKLLDECSFSYTRQTEMKGLGHAILTGRPLIGDEPFAVVLADDLCVNLEGDGVLTQMVKLYKQFRCSIVAIQEVDPQETNKYGVIAGEMIREDIYRVHSMVEKPKPEDAPSNLAIIGRYILTPDIFDLIEQTEPGKGGEIQITDALMKQAQNGCVMAYKFKGKRFDCGGAEGYIDATNFCFENFYKTGKAY, encoded by the coding sequence ATGATCAAGAAATGCTTGTTCCCAGCAGCCGGTTACGGTACTCGCTTCCTGCCAGCGACTAAAGCCATGCCCAAAGAAATGCTGCCGGTGGTGAACAAGCCACTGATCCAGTACGGTGTCGAAGAAGCCCTTGACGCAGGCCTGACGGAAATCTCCATCGTCACCGGCCGTGGCAAGCGCGCCCTGGAAGACCATTTCGACATCAGCTACGAGCTGGAAAACCAGATCAAGGGCACCGACAAGGAAAAGTACCTGGTCGGTATCCGCAAGCTGCTGGACGAGTGCTCGTTCTCCTATACCCGCCAGACCGAAATGAAAGGCCTGGGCCACGCGATCCTGACCGGTCGCCCGCTGATCGGTGACGAACCGTTCGCCGTGGTGCTGGCGGACGACTTGTGCGTCAACCTCGAAGGCGACGGCGTACTGACCCAGATGGTGAAGCTGTACAAGCAGTTCCGCTGCTCCATCGTGGCGATCCAGGAAGTGGATCCGCAGGAAACCAACAAGTACGGTGTGATCGCCGGCGAGATGATCCGCGAAGACATCTACCGGGTTCACAGCATGGTCGAGAAGCCAAAGCCTGAAGACGCACCGTCGAACCTGGCGATCATCGGCCGCTACATCCTGACTCCGGACATCTTCGACCTGATCGAACAGACCGAGCCAGGCAAGGGCGGCGAAATCCAGATCACCGACGCCCTGATGAAACAGGCCCAGAACGGCTGCGTGATGGCCTACAAGTTCAAGGGCAAGCGTTTCGACTGCGGTGGCGCCGAAGGCTACATCGACGCGACCAACTTCTGCTTCGAGAACTTCTACAAGACCGGCAAGGCTTACTGA
- a CDS encoding DUF1883 domain-containing protein → MKFIHQREHLNEDDIVVIECSQMCNIRLMNDANFRSFKNGGRHTYHGGAFDTFPARITAPSTGFWNITIDTVNRRAISVTRKPTLTHKIKIIRRSSSKLS, encoded by the coding sequence TTGAAATTCATCCACCAGCGCGAGCACCTCAACGAGGACGATATCGTCGTTATCGAATGCTCCCAAATGTGCAACATCCGTTTGATGAACGACGCCAATTTCCGCAGCTTCAAGAACGGTGGCCGGCACACTTACCATGGCGGCGCGTTCGACACGTTCCCGGCCCGGATCACCGCACCGAGCACCGGCTTCTGGAACATCACCATCGATACCGTCAACCGTCGCGCCATCAGCGTTACCCGCAAGCCGACCCTGACCCACAAGATCAAGATCATCCGGCGCTCCAGCTCGAAACTGAGCTGA
- a CDS encoding 2OG-Fe(II) oxygenase: MPPKSSLPRPIVDLDWPALEQSLDEDGCAIIRSLLPAALCLELRGLYSDPGLFRSRVVMARHGFGRGEYQYFGYPLPKVVQQLRQSLYARLVPLANRWNDCMGLPVRYPEQHADFIRRCHTAGQQRPTPLLLQYGPQDYNCLHQDLYGEHVFPLQVAILLAEPGEDFTGGEFVLTEQRPRMQSRPQVIDLKQGDAVVFAVHQRPVKGIRGYYRVNQRHGVSRLHSGRRHTLGIIFHDAQ; encoded by the coding sequence ATGCCCCCTAAGTCCTCCCTGCCCCGCCCCATCGTCGACCTCGACTGGCCCGCCCTGGAACAAAGCCTCGACGAGGACGGCTGCGCGATCATTCGCAGCCTGCTGCCGGCAGCGCTGTGCCTGGAGCTGCGAGGCTTGTACAGCGACCCGGGGCTGTTTCGTTCCCGGGTGGTGATGGCCCGTCATGGATTCGGACGCGGCGAGTACCAGTACTTTGGTTATCCGCTGCCCAAGGTTGTCCAGCAGTTACGTCAATCGCTGTATGCCCGACTGGTGCCGCTGGCCAACCGCTGGAACGATTGCATGGGCCTGCCAGTGCGCTATCCCGAGCAGCACGCCGATTTCATCCGGCGCTGCCACACTGCAGGCCAACAACGCCCTACGCCGCTGCTGCTGCAATATGGCCCGCAAGACTACAATTGCCTGCATCAGGACCTGTACGGCGAGCACGTATTCCCGTTGCAGGTGGCGATCCTGCTGGCGGAACCGGGCGAGGACTTTACTGGCGGCGAATTCGTCCTCACCGAACAGCGCCCGCGCATGCAGTCACGACCACAGGTCATCGATCTGAAACAGGGCGACGCCGTGGTGTTCGCCGTACACCAGCGACCGGTCAAAGGCATTCGCGGTTATTATCGAGTGAACCAGCGCCATGGCGTCAGCCGCTTGCACAGCGGCCGCCGGCATACACTTGGGATCATTTTTCATGATGCGCAATGA
- the alkB gene encoding DNA oxidative demethylase AlkB, with protein MRNDHTPITLDLFADQPPTTPGEVEQIGQQSFVLRGFALPWLDRVLPALESVLQAAPFRQMVTPGGFTMSVALTSCGALGWTTDRSGYRYTAHDPQTGQPWPDMPQLFRELARNAARQAGFEHFEPDACLINRYVPGARMSLHQDKNERSLTAPVVSLSLGLPAMFQFGGFERSDKSQRIALFHGDVVVWGGVDRLRFHGVLPLKPGEHPTLGAQRINLTFRMAG; from the coding sequence ATGCGCAATGACCACACGCCCATCACCCTGGATCTGTTCGCCGATCAACCGCCCACCACGCCCGGCGAGGTTGAACAGATCGGCCAGCAATCCTTCGTATTACGCGGGTTTGCCCTGCCCTGGCTCGACCGCGTGCTGCCGGCGCTGGAAAGCGTCCTGCAGGCGGCGCCATTCCGGCAGATGGTCACGCCCGGCGGCTTTACCATGTCGGTGGCCTTGACCAGTTGCGGCGCGCTCGGCTGGACCACCGACCGCAGCGGCTATCGCTACACGGCCCACGATCCGCAGACCGGCCAGCCCTGGCCCGACATGCCGCAGCTGTTTCGCGAACTGGCCCGTAACGCCGCCCGGCAGGCGGGGTTCGAACACTTCGAGCCCGATGCGTGCCTGATCAACCGCTACGTGCCCGGCGCCCGAATGTCGCTGCACCAGGACAAGAACGAACGCTCCCTGACGGCCCCCGTCGTCTCGCTCTCCCTGGGCCTGCCGGCGATGTTCCAGTTCGGCGGGTTCGAGCGCAGCGACAAAAGCCAGCGCATTGCGCTGTTCCACGGCGACGTCGTGGTCTGGGGCGGTGTGGATCGCTTGCGTTTCCACGGCGTGCTGCCGCTCAAGCCGGGAGAGCACCCGACGCTAGGTGCCCAGCGGATCAATCTGACGTTCCGCATGGCCGGATAA